The DNA region GCCAGGGTCGGACAGGTGCACTATCTCGGGAATAAACTGGACGAAGCAGGCATCCCCCTGGTAAAGCCGTTGGGGACCCATGGGATCTTCCTGGATGCCCGGAAATTCCTGCCGCATATCCCGCAAAGTGATTTTCCGGCCCAGGCGCTGGCTGCGGAGATATTCCTCGATTCCGGCGTCCGCACCATGGAAAGGGGGATCGTTTCGGCGGGCAGAGATATGAAAACCAATGACCACAATTATCCCGAACTCGAATTAGTACGGCTGACCATCCCCAGGCGGGTATATACACAGGCACATATGGATGTGATCGCGGAATCCATCAGCAGGGTATATGAAAAAAGAGAGAGGATAAAAGGTTTGAAAATGATTTATGAGCCAAAATACCTGAGATTCTTCCAGGCCCGTTTCGAGAAACTGAAGTAATCACATCAGGTCGATCCGGCCCGGGTGATCCCCGGGCTTTTTTGTATCTGCCCGCCAGGACCTGCGTTCCTGATCACTGGTGTTCAAAATAATCTGATAATGTGGTTTCTCTCCCTTAACAACTTTTAAAACAAAAGTCTTTTGAACCACATAGGGTTTTTACATAGAATTACTTGATGGAACCATGTGCTATTATGATCTATATATGTGGTTCAAGAAAACGTCCTCTATCTGCATACGTTCAAATAGAACTCCCTTGCTTCGTTACTAAGTGGAATACACTTTCGCAACAGTGCGCTCCCCGGTGTATGCCTCCTTGTTCCGGACAGATGTGGTTCCTGACATATTCCTGTTTTATTTATGATTTGTATCATATTCGGAGCAGCCGTGCGGGGTTATATTTGATCGTTATATATAAGGAAATATAGCGGTGAGATCAGATCCTCGATTCGTGAGTGTAAAGAACCGGTTATGGCTTACTGCCGGCCATTACACTTTTCTCGGGAAAGGGAGGGTGGCTTTGCTGAAAGCTATTGAGAAGCACGGTTCCATTTCCGGGGCCGCCAGATCCATGAATATGTCCTATCTCAAAGCGTGGAAGTTGGTGGAGTCCATGAACGACATGTCCGAAGTCCCTTTGGTGATACGTACCTCCGGAGGGAAGGGCGGGGGAGGGTCGGTGCTGACGGATCACGGGAAAAAAATGATACAGCTTTTTGAACACCTCCATCAAAGATGTGAGAAGTTTCTGAAGACAGAGTTGAAGGAATTTATGGGCCGGACCATGAACTAATGCACAAGCGTATGCTGGAAAACATTGATCAGATATGGTTCTTCCTAATGCTGCTTCCCGCCGTGGCCTTCCTGTATTCATCGGTAGGACACGGCGGCGCAAGCGGTTACCTGGCGCTGATGGCACTGTTCAGCTTTCCGGCAGAGGTGATGAAGCCGACGGCCCTGCTGCTGAATCTGTTTGTGGCCGGGATCTCTTTTTTTGAGTTTTATAAAAGAAAACACTTTAAACATTCATTATTCTATCCCTTTGTCATCACCTCCATTCCTGCAGCTTTCCTGGGAGGGTATATGGATGTGAATGCCTCGCTGTACAAACACCTTCTGGGGATCGCGCTCATCTTTGCCATCGTTCGGTTGTTCGGCGTGTTCGGAAAGGGCAGGGCGGTCATTGCGTTGCCCACGCTCTGGCAGGGACTGATCACCGGTGCATGCATCGGCTTCTTCTCGGGGATGATCGGCATTGGCGGGGGGATCATACTCAGTCCGCTGATCCTGCTCATGGGATGGGGAGATGTGAAAACAGCCGCAGCCGTATCCGCACCTTTCATTTGGGTGAATTCGGC from Flavobacteriales bacterium includes:
- a CDS encoding sulfite exporter TauE/SafE family protein: MLENIDQIWFFLMLLPAVAFLYSSVGHGGASGYLALMALFSFPAEVMKPTALLLNLFVAGISFFEFYKRKHFKHSLFYPFVITSIPAAFLGGYMDVNASLYKHLLGIALIFAIVRLFGVFGKGRAVIALPTLWQGLITGACIGFFSGMIGIGGGIILSPLILLMGWGDVKTAAAVSAPFIWVNSAAGIGGLMMSGVSIGSEAFLLVGVALTGGWLGGYMGSGKMGVPVLHQVLAFVLLIASVKLFLV
- a CDS encoding LysR family transcriptional regulator; translation: MSVKNRLWLTAGHYTFLGKGRVALLKAIEKHGSISGAARSMNMSYLKAWKLVESMNDMSEVPLVIRTSGGKGGGGSVLTDHGKKMIQLFEHLHQRCEKFLKTELKEFMGRTMN